The following are from one region of the Deltaproteobacteria bacterium genome:
- the msrP gene encoding protein-methionine-sulfoxide reductase catalytic subunit MsrP gives MLIRTNFLGELPERDATDPTLYLRRRELIRTAAVAAGLLLLPGCGRAEGDGTARPADSPDGFSTDEPQTPFEDAASYNNFYELGTDKGDPAENAGALVTRPWSVSIEGEVAKPGNVSLEQLLAATPLVERIYRLRCVEAWSMVIPWRGLPLREVLARFEPTSRAKYVAFRTLHDPARMPGQRRPVLDWPYREGLRIDEAMHPLTLLATGMYGRDLPGQNGAPLRLVVPWKYGFKSIKSIVSIRLQETQPQTSWNLAAPNEYGFYSNVNPEVDHPRWSQKRERRIGDFRRRRTLPFNGYAEQVAQLYAGMDLRANF, from the coding sequence ATGCTGATCCGCACGAATTTCCTGGGAGAGCTGCCGGAGCGCGACGCGACCGACCCGACGCTCTACCTGCGGCGACGCGAGCTCATCCGCACCGCGGCGGTCGCAGCGGGTCTCCTGCTGCTGCCCGGCTGCGGGCGAGCGGAGGGCGACGGCACGGCACGCCCGGCGGATTCGCCGGACGGCTTCTCTACCGACGAGCCGCAGACGCCGTTCGAGGATGCCGCGAGCTACAACAACTTCTACGAGCTCGGCACCGACAAGGGAGACCCGGCCGAGAACGCGGGAGCGCTGGTCACGCGGCCCTGGTCCGTCTCGATCGAGGGAGAGGTGGCCAAGCCTGGCAACGTCTCGCTCGAGCAGCTCCTGGCCGCGACGCCGCTGGTCGAGCGGATCTATCGGCTGCGCTGCGTCGAGGCCTGGTCGATGGTGATCCCGTGGCGCGGGCTGCCGCTCCGCGAGGTGCTCGCCCGCTTCGAGCCGACGTCGCGCGCAAAGTACGTCGCGTTCCGCACGCTTCACGACCCGGCCCGAATGCCCGGCCAGCGCCGCCCGGTGCTCGACTGGCCCTACCGCGAGGGCCTGCGCATCGACGAGGCGATGCACCCTCTCACGCTGCTGGCCACCGGAATGTACGGCCGCGACCTGCCAGGGCAGAACGGCGCACCGCTCCGGCTGGTCGTGCCGTGGAAGTACGGCTTCAAGAGCATCAAGTCGATCGTCTCGATCCGCCTGCAGGAGACGCAGCCGCAGACGAGCTGGAACCTGGCGGCTCCGAACGAGTACGGCTTCTACTCGAACGTGAATCCCGAGGTCGACCATCCGCGCTGGAGCCAGAAGCGCGAGAGGCGCATCGGCGACTTCCGCCGCAGGCGCACGCTTCCGTTCAACGGCTACGCCGAGCAGGTGGCGCAGCTCTACGCCGGAATGGACCTTCGCGCGAACTTCTGA
- a CDS encoding sulfoxide reductase heme-binding subunit YedZ — translation MGGLREGSERFARLCGQGAVVALTLLPLAWLGLSALRGTLGANPVETLEHTTGNWTLRLLLASLAVTPVRRALGWSWLAPYRRTLGLAAFGYCTVHLLSYALVDLWGAWDTLVEDVLERPYVSAGLTGFVLLLPLAITSTRGWQRRLGRSWVRLHRLVYAAGIAGCLHFLWLVKADLREPLVHTGILAALLGARLLPRLRRALRV, via the coding sequence ATGGGGGGATTGCGCGAAGGATCGGAGCGGTTCGCGCGGCTTTGCGGGCAGGGGGCTGTGGTTGCGCTCACTCTACTGCCTCTCGCCTGGCTCGGCCTCTCCGCGCTTCGCGGGACGCTGGGCGCGAACCCCGTCGAGACGCTCGAGCACACGACCGGGAACTGGACGCTGCGGCTCCTGCTCGCATCGCTCGCGGTCACACCGGTGCGCCGCGCGCTCGGCTGGTCCTGGCTCGCCCCGTACCGCCGCACGCTCGGGCTCGCGGCCTTCGGCTACTGCACGGTCCATCTGCTGAGCTACGCGCTGGTCGATCTCTGGGGCGCGTGGGACACGCTGGTCGAGGACGTGCTCGAGCGGCCGTACGTGAGCGCGGGCCTCACGGGATTTGTCTTGCTGCTCCCGCTCGCGATCACCTCCACGCGCGGCTGGCAGCGCCGGCTCGGCCGGAGCTGGGTCCGCCTGCACCGTCTGGTGTACGCCGCGGGGATTGCGGGCTGCTTGCACTTCCTGTGGCTGGTGAAGGCGGATCTTCGCGAGCCGCTCGTCCATACTGGAATTCTCGCCGCGCTTCTCGGCGCGCGACTTCTGCCTCGGCTTCGGCGGGCGCTCCGGGTCTAG
- a CDS encoding gamma-glutamyl-gamma-aminobutyrate hydrolase family protein, whose protein sequence is MRAIDPGRDRQRSTPARSGRSGRRRFAPRGLRRRRCARVPVPPRARPRRARRHFARGSAPKPEGRAAPRSGQPREARGRIVHDGSIPRGAGYDARVQPSVGIPICQDDRGRFRPGRTYHYVHAAYAAAISRAGGIPLYLPEQPGASALVSRVDALLVPGGGDLAPARPYPPHVSFDLVPAAQLEFDRALLEAALGRGLPVLGICYGMQLLALAFAGALHHDIASDVPGAGPHRLPELEGRHEIRIEPGSRLAAIAGQAEARVGSRHHQAVSDAGPRLRVCARASDGVIEAIERPDGAFCLGVQWHPETDADALADSLFRAFVSAAS, encoded by the coding sequence ATGCGCGCGATCGATCCGGGAAGAGATCGCCAGAGAAGTACGCCAGCTCGATCCGGGCGCAGCGGGCGGCGTCGATTCGCGCCTCGGGGTCTTCGCCGACGACGATGCGCTCGAGTTCCAGTCCCCCCTCGCGCGCGGCCGCGTCGAGCGCGTCGGCATTTCGCGCGAGGAAGCGCTCCGAAACCAGAAGGCCGCGCGGCGCCACGCTCAGGCCAGCCGCGGGAGGCGCGGGGTCGAATCGTCCACGACGGGAGCATACCGCGGGGCGCCGGCTATGATGCGCGCGTGCAGCCGAGCGTGGGCATCCCGATCTGCCAGGACGATCGCGGCCGCTTCCGACCCGGGCGAACCTACCACTACGTCCACGCCGCGTACGCGGCCGCGATCTCGCGCGCGGGCGGGATTCCGCTCTACCTGCCCGAGCAGCCCGGCGCGTCCGCGCTCGTATCGCGCGTCGACGCGCTCCTCGTTCCGGGCGGCGGCGATCTCGCGCCCGCCCGGCCCTACCCTCCGCACGTCTCGTTCGACCTCGTCCCCGCCGCGCAGCTCGAGTTCGATCGCGCGCTGCTCGAGGCGGCGCTCGGCCGTGGCCTGCCGGTGCTCGGCATCTGCTACGGCATGCAGCTGCTCGCGCTCGCGTTCGCCGGCGCGCTTCACCACGACATCGCGAGCGACGTGCCGGGCGCCGGTCCGCACCGCCTGCCCGAGCTCGAAGGGCGACACGAGATCCGGATCGAGCCGGGCTCGCGACTCGCAGCCATTGCCGGGCAAGCAGAAGCGCGCGTCGGCAGCCGGCATCACCAAGCGGTGTCGGACGCGGGCCCGCGCCTGCGCGTCTGCGCGCGAGCTTCGGACGGCGTGATCGAGGCGATCGAACGCCCGGACGGCGCCTTCTGCCTGGGGGTGCAGTGGCACCCCGAGACCGACGCGGACGCGCTCGCGGATTCGCTTTTCCGCGCCTTCGTCTCGGCGGCGAGCTAG